A genome region from Etheostoma spectabile isolate EspeVRDwgs_2016 unplaced genomic scaffold, UIUC_Espe_1.0 scaffold00570149, whole genome shotgun sequence includes the following:
- the LOC116685669 gene encoding zinc finger protein 239, whose product MEGVLDKRKGVREASGDSEERGSKRKKEEKQRRGEGPKCHHCQHCDKSFTRSGTLKIHQRVHTGEKPYSCDLCGKTFSRRDCLVIHQRVHTREKPYRCEQCGAAFTVQGNLKLHQRIHTGERPYTCDLCGITFIRRESLVIHRRVHTGERPYRCDQCGKTFTNNSGFKSHQRIHTRERSYSCNLCGKTFTDSIDFKRHQLVHTGGKTHRCEHCGKMFSKSSDLKTHQRSHTGEKPYSCEHCGKRFSETSSLKKHQRIHTGEKPYSCEQCGKTFSESNNLKKHQRIHTGEKPYSCDICGRAFSLNGSLKSHQRIHTREKPK is encoded by the exons atggaaggggttctagA caagaggaaaggtgtcagggaggcctcgggagactcagaggagcgagggagcaagaggaagaaggaggag aaacagagaagaggagagggaccAAAGTGTCAccactgtcaacactgtgacaaatccttcacaagaTCTGGaactttaaagattcatcagagagttcacactggagagaagccgtacagctgtgatctatgtggtaaaaccttttctaGGAGGGATTGCCTAGTAATCCACCAACGTGTTCACACCAGAGAGAAACCGTACCGGTGTGAA caatgtggggcagctttcacagtacaGGGTAACCTGAAAttacatcaacgcattcacactggagagaggcCGTACACCTGTGATCTATGTGGCATAACCTTTATTAGGAGGGAGAGCCTAGTAATCCACCgacgtgttcacaccggagagagaCCGTaccggtgtgatcaatgtggcaAAACCTTTACTAATAATAGTGgctttaaatctcaccagcgcattcacaccaGAGAGAGGTCGTACAGCTGTaatctatgtggtaaaacctttaCTGATAGTATTGactttaaaagacaccagctcgTTCACACTGGAGGGAAGACGCACAggtgtgaacactgtgggaaaatgttttctaagagTAGTGACcttaaaacacatcaacgcagccacactggagagaagccttactcgtgtgaacactgtgggaaaaggttttctgagactagtagccttaaaaaacatcaacgcattcacactggagagaagccttactcgtgtgaacaatgtgggaaaacgttttctgaGAGTaataaccttaaaaaacatcaacgcatccacactggagagaagccgtacagctgtgatataTGTGGTAGAGCATTTTCTCTAAACGGtagccttaaatctcaccagcgcattcacactcgAGAGAAGCCAAAATAA
- the LOC116685670 gene encoding stonustoxin subunit alpha, with protein sequence MVDLVLHTCPLEEGCTSLASALSSNPSHLRVLDLSYNHPGDSGVKRLSALLEDPNCRLDTLRVDHGGPQRLRPGVRKYVCELELDTNTANRHLKLSDNNRKVTDVEEDQSYPNHPDRFDHWSQLLCRDGLTGRCYWEVERRGGVEISVSYRGIRRKGDSEDCVFGCSDQSWSLVCSDEHGYSVLHNKRRTVLTSCFVSNRVAVYVDVPAGSLSFYTVSSDSLIHLHTFNTTFTQPLYPGFGVWSTGSSVSLCPLQD encoded by the exons agaggaaggctgtacttctctggcctcagctctgagctccaacccctcccatctgagagtgctggacctgagctacaatcatccaggagactcaggagtgaagcGGCTTTCTGCTTTACTGGAGGATCCAAACTGcagactggacactctcag GGTGGACCATGGTGGACCACAGAGACTGAGACCTGGTGTgaggaagt atgtctgtgaactggaactggacacaaacacagcaaacagacacctcaaactgtctgacaacaacaggaaggtgacagatgtggaggaggatcagtcatatcctaatcatccagacagatttgaccACTggtctcagctgctgtgtagagatggtctgactggtcgctgttactgggaggtcgagaggagaggaggggttgagatatcagtgagttacagaggaatcagaaggaaaggagacagtgaagactgtgtgtttggatgtagtgatcagtcctggagtctggtctgCTCTGATGAACATGGTTACTCTGTCTTGCACAATAAGAGAAGAACAGTCCTCACGTCCTGCtttgtctctaacagagtagcagtgtatgtggacgttcctgctggctctctgtccttctacacagtctcctctgactcactgatccacctccacaccttcaacaccacattcactcagcctctctatcctgggtttggggtCTGGTCtactggttcctcagtgtctctgtgtcctctgcaggactga